Genomic DNA from Mobula birostris isolate sMobBir1 chromosome 21, sMobBir1.hap1, whole genome shotgun sequence:
ggaataaggatgggtgggagggagaaggagCGAACAGAGAAgggtgagaaggggagggggaagaaagaggattgggaagatggATGTGGGGACAAAGAAGGGTGAGGGGAAGAGAGGTGTGCGGAGGGAGATGAAGAGACAAAGTGACGATGAGGAGAAGAAAGAGTGGGAGGGAGATGACGGGAcagtgaaaggaggaggaggagggaggggttggaagagaagtgaggggagggagatgaagtggtggagggagaagagagagggggagggtgggaaggagataaggggacagtggggaggagggaggaggggttgGAAGCGGGCCGGTGATTTAGGGGACAGGTGTTTTTCTCTTTAAACGCGGCTCGGAACTCCGCTCTGATCACTGCGCCAGAGTCAGATCGAGCGGATGCTACAAATCCAGGGAGCGATTGTATCGGGCTGGTAGCCCGGCCGAGTCTTCATTGTGGATCCGGCGATCGCAGGAGCGCAGCCGGCGGAGGTAAGGAGCGGATTCGGGCCGAGGCAGGTCACCTCGCCGCCAGTCCCGTTCCGGCTCCCGCTCGCAAACCGGAGCGGAGCTCGACCGCCCTTCCTTCACCGTCTGTGTCCTTCACTGAACCCAGAGAGAGAAGCCGTGCAGAGACGGTCagacaaggggagggggagggagaggggaaaagaggcaAGAAGCGAGCAAGCAGGGGGTACACGAGAGTtgagagtggagaggggtggagagagaaggGGATACGGGAGGAAGGAGAGTGGATGGGGTGGAACAAGCAGTGATTAtgttgggggagaggggaaggggcgACGACGGAATGTTTATAGGGACAGGCAATAGCTCGCAGATAGAGACAAGGAGGGCGGGATCGCGGACGGAGAGACTTTGAAACAGAGAGACGAGGGgagtgatacacacacacacacacacacacacacacaccacagaggACCACCAGACCAGAAATCAGTTTGCAGAGACTCTTTCACCTGCAAATCCTGTCCCAAAGCTTCTGACCCTGAGTGATCGttaattatctctctctctcaacctcTCGCCTCTCTATCTTTCGCGCGTGCTTCTTCCTTcacagcactttctctgtagctgttacactttattctgcatgctGATATAGCTTTCCCTCAATACACTGTACAATGCATTGATCTTTATGAACCGTGGGcaggacaggtttttcactgtacctccgtCCGTGTAACAAAACAACCCGATTTATTTTTTCATATTCAATCCATCGATGTCCTCTCTCAGTCTATCACCACCGCTTTCCAGAGCTGTACCTCCCGCTCTAGTTATTTGTCTCTGATATGCGGACTGCCCCTGCTTCTGAACATTTGTACAAAAGGAGACAGCGGCAACCAAAGAGTTAATTCAAAAgtacaaaacaaaaatgctgGGAGCGCTTTGCAGGTCAGACACGtgtggaaagaaagagtttgaagTTTCACGTCGTCTTTAAAGCAGCCGCCCTCTTCAGAGGCAAGGAGCGTTCAGTGAAGCTTCGGCGAGACATCAGCGGCACCACTCAGACTCCAGTGACTTCTGAACGAGCTGATGTTGTCTGAGGTAATGGTGACTTACTGAACCCAGTGCTGCTCCTGTCGGTGGGATTCCTCGGGGAGCGGTAGGTGCTATGTTCGATGTAAACTACAGCAGGCGACGGACCTGCCCCGTGACTTGCCAGCCCGAGTTTCTTACAACTATACCAGTGCGCCCTTTCCTGAAACCCTCTGAATTCCTTatttccttcccctcctccttttcgCCCCCTCCTTCCCCTGAGCTCCTCTCCCTTCTTTGTTCCCACAGCGCTCTGCCTTCTCTGTTCCCgctgttccctccctccctggtTCTGTACTCGGTCCTCACTAGGAAATCCAGGGAACTGTGGGATCATAGAGCATAGagaacttagaaaacctacagcacaatacaggcccttcggcccacaaagctgcgccGAACATGGCCGCATATTAGAACTAactaggcttatccatagccctctatttttctaaaagctccgtgtacctatccaggagtctcttaaaagaccctatcgtttccacctccatcggcagcccattccatgcactcaccactctctgcgtaaaaaacttacccctgacatctccactccCCTGTGAACTGTGGGATCATCCACTCCCCTGGCCTCATTGAGGGAGGCCTGAACCAGATAAATTGTCCAGGGGGTTTAAAATCCAAGCCAGCAACACTGGACGCGGATCCTACGTCATCTCTCTGCTGAGTGTTAATCCTGGGATAGGGAAGGATGGAGCTAGATCCCAAGGGAAAGGGGTAAACAAGTAGGGATAGGaaatggggagatgggggtttGTGATCACCCGAGGAGAACATCGGGAGACTGGAGCAGAAATGGGTGACGAGTCAGAGGGAGCTACGTTTAGAAGGGGAAGGAGTTTGTTCAGTGGAGATGGTTTGAGGAGTTGGGTTGGgaatgggaaagatgctggacgAGTTGGGGTGGTCAGGATTTGATGGATTGAGGAGGAGAGGGATATGGAGAGGTGGGATGGGATGTTGAGGGGTATAGGGGATGGGGTTGGGACTATATGTTTGGGGGTTGtgggatgagaaagtggagaggaATATGGGCAGGTGGATGTTAAGTGGGGTTGAAGAATATGGATGAGGGATGAAATGTGATATACTTATGAATGGTGGTGGGAGATTATTTTACTTCCCTACCCAGGTTCCTTTGGCTCTGCGCGTGTGTTAATGCCTCACATGCGACTGGGTGTCTAGCAGAAACTGCTGCCATCTCCCACCACCACAAGCAAGATAACCCTGGGGTTTGGGGAATAGTGGGATGGCACATGTGGTAGCTGAAGCCCCATCCCACGAGCACCGAGAGCAGGGAAgccatcccaccccaccagcGCTGGTAGTTGGTATCAGTTCAGTGATATTttcactcaacactgaactgatccacaacctatggactcacgttcagggactctgcagctcatgttctcggtatcatttacttatttattattacccttttctgtatttgcagtttgtcttctttgcacattgattgtttgtcagtctttggtgcaggttttcattgattgttataattctttgttctactgtgaatgcctgcaagaaaattagtcTCGGGGTAGTATGTGGTGGCATACagtatatacgtactttgataatacattcacTTTTGAACTTTTTCAATTCTACCTCCCCCCATCACACCAGAGGATGGGATAATTAAACCACAGAACCGGTGGGAAATTGAGCGAGAGGTGGAGAGTGGGTTTtggagggaggaggtagagtggtTGGGATGGATGAAAGGAGTTCAGAGACATATGCTGTGAAAGTTggtaactttacagcagcagtacaatgcaataccccTGGGTGGAGGGGGATGTGAATTAAGTAGGTATATATCTGTGTATCAAATAGCCAAATGaatgcaaaaacataaataaaaaacggtgaggtagtgtccatgggttcaatatctattcagaaatccgatggcagaggggaagaagctgtttctgaatcgttgagtgtgtgcgtAAAGGGCATTTCCTGGgcagtgggggtccttaatgacggacgccgcctttttgaggcgctgttccttgaagatgtcttgaatactatAGAGGTATGATAgagttgactaattttaccactctctgcagcttacttcgatcctgcgcAAGAGAAccaatccctcctcccccccaccaccctgcCATACAAGatgttgatgcagccagtcggaatgctctccatggtacatctcgTGTTTTAGGCGACCTCAAGCTCCtactgaaatatagccgctgtcttgccttcttcacagCCGCATCGATATGCTAGGGCCAGgttgggtcctcagagatatagacatcaggaacttgaaatttctcgctctctccacttctgatccgtttatgagaattggtttgttttatctttcctgaagtccacaatcagctctttggtccttCTGACGTAAAGTGAAAGTTTGTTGCtgcactagctggtatatcttgctcctgtacgccctctcgtcacaaTATGAGATTCTGCTAATAGTAGCTGTATCATCAggtgtgagcacgtggccaagtggttaaggcattggactagctacctaaAGGACGTGAGTTCGAGCCATGGTctcgcagatccatggtctcgcaagactaacggatgccatcaGCAAAGGTATAGATGGTAGTGGAGCCGTGCCTAGCCACGCAATCATGGGTGTagtgagagcagagcagtgggttaagcatacATTGCTGTGGTGCGCCAGAGGTAATCATCACCGAGGTGGAGATCTTTTACCaacctgcacagattgtggtcttccggttaggaagtcaagtatccaattgcagcttttttgatcagaactgtagggatgatggtgttaaacgctgagctatagtcaataaactaACATAGacatttgtattgtccaggtgatccaagatcGGTGGAGAGCCAATAAGATcgcgtctgctgtagacctattgtgttGATAGGCAAATTTcaatgagtccaggtccttgctgaggcaggagttgattctagccatggccaacttctcgaagcacttcatggccgcagatgtgagtgctaccggacgatagtcgttaaggcagctcccACTGCTCTTCCTGGGCAGTTTGGGGGAGACCGGAAGTTTAAATGGGTTAGCGAGTGAAAGGCAAGTCCAGagggagagtggtgggagtgtaagGAAGTGAGGAATGGGGCGGacaggagggattaaagagggAGGACAAAGGGTGGAGtggagagagattgagagggGCTTTGTCTGTAGATAATTAGCAAAATAATATTTTTTAGAATGAGAGAAGGGGATCTGATTGCAatctgtcgaatattgaaaggcctaaatagagtggacgtggagaaaatgtttcctatagcgAAAGATTACAGACTCGGAatggaaggacgtccctttagaacagagatgaggatgaatttatttggccagagggtgatgaatctgtggaattcattgccacagatggttgtggagggcaATTCCTTGGgtgtaggttgataggttcttcattagtcggggcgtccaaggttacggggaaaagcaGGGAAATGTGATTGAACGGAAATCACCcatgaatggtctaattctgttatggtcttatgtagaggGACGCCTGGATCAGCCACACTTGCTATGATTCCGATGCTTCAATACTTCCCCACTCCAACAGCTGGTGTCAATGACCGGAAACTCTGCTATCACGGGCATCAAAAATCCAGTTCGCCTTCAGGCGCCAACTCCACAAACCTCTTTCCAGTCCGCGTCAACTAATCTTGTTAACGATTTCTCCAGGCGCTGAGCCCTCATCTCAGACATTTGCCATCCACCCTTCCCAAGTGACAGTCCCCACCCCGACCTGTCTCTCCTCTCGGAGTGAAGAGAACTCTCCTGACCAGTGCTCTTCTTTCCTACAGTTCCGGCACCTTAGACAGTGCAGTTCGCTGATTTCACCTCCCcccctccaacacacacacacaaacacgcgcaCTCAATGCCCCTCCCCTGTCCCTTCTTGCTTGCTCATTCCATCTCCATCTCTCCGTCTTTCCTTTCTCTCTTTCGCCTTCTGCCCGTCTCCCGTTgtctctcttcccctcttccccccttcGCCCCTctctcctgcccccccccccacccatccccAATCCCATTCCTGCTCTCGCTTCAGACATTGTGGCCTGGATTCCTTTTACTTGGTTTCTCTCCGGAGACCAAAACTGACATCATTCTTTTCAACAAACGGTTTCAAGTCTCCATCCCTCTGGCAGGAGCAGTCGTTGAAAGAATAGTCAAAGCCTTTTGCCAAAGGCTCCCTCTGCAGCCCCCAACCACAACTTCGTCTCTCCTCCCCGCTTCCTCCCGACGCAGACACTCAGTATTCCGACAGCCCTTCCCCGGAGATCGGCCGCAAGTGTGCGGAATACATTTCAAACCAAACCACGTGACCCCTGTTCCGGCCTTGGGTGTTTATTTACATATTCACAACGTGTGTATAATTTCAATGGGATTGCATAACAAATCAAACACATCCATCCGTGTACAACTGCAGCTCCGACTTGTCTCGGAGTGTCTCCAGAGAGTGGACATCGCATGGCCGCTTTCCAGAGACCCCTAGACACGGTTATATCCCGGGCAGAGGGGCAGGAAATCGGTTCGGCAGAACCCTCAACAGCCTGCTGTCTGGGCCGATGGGGAGGCCCCTGGGCTCTCCCCCTCTACATCGGGTAGGGCgtgaggctgaagtgcagccGGGCTTCAGGAAAAGCCCCTTCAGACACTCAAACGGGCTGCAACGTTCTCCACCCAGAGGAAAGAGGACGGATTCCAGTGTGGAGAAAGTCCATGGGGACGCCGGCCTTGCCCCCTAGGCGTGTACAAACAGCAGAGGCGGTTGAGAATATGCAGGCGCATCTCTACACAGAATCCCCCTCGGTGATACAGAATTGTGCAGTGGGCATTTAACACGGAACCGACTCCTGAGGAAAGTTTCGGGACCGGTCCCGATGACCAGTTCCACCCTGATTGGGGCCTCATCCAGAAGCCCTCGCGACTCTTAAGACTGACGTGACGGCCACGGATTGCTCCTTCCTCCGCCGTCCAGTCCTTCCAACCCTTTGGCCGGCGAGGGCAGGTGAACACGTTCCCCATCCCCACCACTCCCCCCACCCGGTCCTGGTACGATATGTCGTCGTAAAGGCAGTTCTCCCGGGAGCAGAAATACATCGTCAGCGCTCTCAGTCGATGGGGGCTGTCTGTGTCACCCCGGGGTCCAGAGCAAAGTCGGGAAATGGGACCGGGCTCACACAATCCTCCGAGTCCTTTGACCTCCTCCAGCGAGAAGGACAAGGGTAAGGGGACACGGCCACCGGCAGGTTTCCCTCCCCAGTCTGAAGCCTTCCTGACTTGGACGTATATCGCAGGTGTATAGTCTCTGGGTCTAAACCCCGAAACTCCCTCTCTAGCGCACTTTCACCACAAGGACCGCAGCGGTACAAGCGGGCACCACCACCCCCGCTCCCAGGGCAATTGGCGTGGGAAGCTTcgaagcagcatttgtggagggaagtAGATAATATGGTCCCCGTTCCAGGTTGAGATCCCTCATCTGAACTGAATGATAGAGGTGACGGatgaatccaggtgagggggtaggAAGAGAGGGTGGGAATAGTGACAAGAGGCCGGGAGAAAAGAAGTGGAGATGACCAAGGCTGCTGCTGGTGGGATCTGCTGGGAGAGGAGGACAGAGCCTGGAACGGAATAAGGGAGGTGAAGAGGGCAAATGGGGACAGTGGGGGTGCGGTCAGGAGCAGATGCTGTGGATGAATCGGTGAGTACCCATTGAGGGGGGGTGGGTGGTCTGGTGGGAGAAAGCGGGCTTGCTCTGTACCCGAATAGCAGTGTAAGCCTTGCCATTTGCAAATTCCTGTTTCAGGTTCCGAGTTGCGGGAATAATGATCCAGGTCTGAATGAGCTGTTATTCCTGGGAAGACCAGTGAGATTCCAGGGAATGAGCGTGCTCTGCAGGCCAGGCCCAGCCAAAGATGATGAAATCACCTCTCTCCGCTCTCGTTAGTTcgatcctcctcctcttcatcagCGGCACCCCGCTGGGCTCGGGCTGGGTCGCCGTGGGACTTGTGGGCGACACCCACCCAGGGTGGCAGAGGTTGCTGGCCGAGGGCGATGGTTGTCCGGATTGTGAGGCGGAGCTATGCACCCCTCCCCGCGGCTGCCTGGCCGGGCTGGTGCAGGACTCCTGCGGCTGTTGCTGGGAATGCGCCAACATCGAGGGGCAGCCATGTGACCTGGACAACACCAACCACTTCTACGGGCAGTGTGGGGAGAACTTGGAATGCCGGCTGGAGCTGGGCGGCTTGAAAGAAGGGGAGATCCCCGAGCCCCAGTGTGTGTGTCGCTCCAACCAGGCTGTGTGTGGTTCCGACGGCCAGACCTACCCCCACATCTGCCGCTTCCAGGAAGCAGCTAGGGGCAGCCAGACATCCAACCTCAGCCTGGCTCATGAGGGCCCCTGCGAGGCAGGTAGGATGGATAgcggtttggggggggggctgTGGGGGGGGGTCACTGCTAGAGGCAACTCCTGTTCACTCAATGCCAAGAGtctttgatcttggagtaggttgaaaggtcagaaggacatggtgggctgaaggcccCATAATATGCTCTGTATTTT
This window encodes:
- the LOC140185628 gene encoding kazal-type serine protease inhibitor domain-containing protein 1-like, which codes for MMKSPLSALVSSILLLFISGTPLGSGWVAVGLVGDTHPGWQRLLAEGDGCPDCEAELCTPPRGCLAGLVQDSCGCCWECANIEGQPCDLDNTNHFYGQCGENLECRLELGGLKEGEIPEPQCVCRSNQAVCGSDGQTYPHICRFQEAARGSQTSNLSLAHEGPCEAVPQITSPPISIWNTTGEDVIFGCEIFAYPMAAIEWRKEGLETFLPGDDPHISVQFRGGPMKYEVTGWLQIQRIRASDSGTYHCCARNRLGEVSAAASLTVVSPDQLDELDTPWRQAQPLVDDYSDMDDYY